In one Bordetella pertussis 18323 genomic region, the following are encoded:
- the cphA gene encoding cyanophycin synthetase, which yields MEVSRIRALRGPNLWSRNTAIEAIAACSDAECAINGMPDFEARLRARFPQLGVLQPEGQRDAISMAHVLQATALGLQAHAGCPVTFGRTSPTIEPGVFQVVVEYSEEDVGRLAFELAEALIRSAQDDTPFDLPQALQRLRDLDEDTRLGPSTGSIVNAAVARSIPYHRLTQGSMVQFGWGSKQRRIQAAETDMTSAISESIAQDKDLTKMLLDAAGVPVPMGSSVDSAAAAWQAAQALGGSVVVKPRDGSQGRGVAVNIETRDRIESAFEAAAEISSEAIVERYIPGHDFRLLVVGDTLVAAARRDPPQVTGDGTHTIAELVAQVNADPLRGDGHATSLTKIRFDDIAIATLRKQGYEADSVAAAGALVVLRNNANLSTGGAATDVTDEVHPELAARAVTAARMIGLDICGVDVVAETVHLPLEDQHGGVVEVNAAPGLRMHLNPSFGKGRAVGEAIISHMFAERDDGRIPVVAVAGTNGKTTTVRLTAHILDCAGHRVGMTNSDGVYVGKQRIDTGDCSGPRSARRLLLHPDVDAAVLETARGGVLREGLAFDRCNVAIVTNIGMGDHFGLGYISTVEDLAVVKRVIVQYVQPDGMAVLNAADPMVAEMASACPGSITYFAEDRNHPVMATHRAQGHRVVYRDGDSLVAAQGGAEVAFALADIPLTRGGAIAFQVENTMAALAAAWALGIDWDTIRHALAIFVNDAQTAPGRFNVFDFRGATLIADYGHNPDAIQALVRAIDTMPARRRSVVISGAGDRRDEDLRQQTEILGGAFDDVILYQDQCQRGRADGEVVALLRQGLQQAPRTRHIDEIQGEFVAIDAALERLAPGDLCLILVDQVEEALAHIASRVTGQP from the coding sequence ATGGAAGTTTCCCGAATCCGCGCCCTGCGCGGCCCCAATCTCTGGAGCCGCAACACCGCCATCGAGGCCATCGCCGCCTGCTCCGATGCCGAATGCGCGATCAACGGCATGCCGGACTTCGAGGCGCGCCTGCGCGCCCGGTTCCCGCAATTGGGCGTGCTGCAGCCGGAAGGCCAGCGCGACGCCATCTCGATGGCCCACGTGCTGCAGGCGACCGCGCTCGGCCTGCAGGCGCATGCGGGCTGCCCGGTCACCTTCGGACGCACGTCCCCCACCATCGAACCCGGCGTGTTCCAGGTCGTGGTCGAGTACAGCGAGGAAGACGTCGGGCGGCTGGCGTTCGAACTGGCCGAAGCCCTCATCCGCTCGGCCCAGGACGACACGCCTTTCGACCTGCCCCAGGCCCTGCAACGCCTGCGCGACCTCGACGAGGACACCCGCCTGGGCCCGAGCACCGGCTCCATCGTCAACGCCGCCGTGGCACGCAGTATCCCCTACCACCGGCTGACCCAGGGCAGCATGGTGCAATTCGGCTGGGGCAGCAAACAGCGCCGCATCCAGGCCGCCGAAACCGACATGACCAGCGCGATCTCGGAGTCGATCGCCCAGGACAAGGACCTGACCAAGATGCTGCTGGACGCCGCGGGCGTCCCGGTGCCGATGGGCAGCTCGGTCGACAGCGCCGCGGCGGCCTGGCAGGCCGCGCAGGCGCTCGGCGGCTCCGTCGTGGTCAAGCCCCGCGACGGCAGCCAGGGCCGCGGCGTGGCAGTCAATATCGAGACGCGCGACCGTATCGAAAGCGCCTTCGAGGCCGCCGCGGAAATCAGCTCGGAGGCCATCGTCGAACGCTACATTCCCGGCCATGACTTCCGTCTGCTGGTGGTGGGCGACACCCTGGTGGCGGCGGCGCGCCGCGATCCGCCGCAGGTCACCGGCGACGGCACGCACACCATCGCCGAGCTGGTGGCCCAGGTCAATGCGGACCCGCTGCGCGGCGATGGCCATGCCACGTCGCTGACCAAGATCCGCTTCGACGACATCGCCATCGCCACCCTGCGCAAGCAGGGCTACGAGGCCGACTCCGTCGCGGCCGCGGGCGCCCTGGTCGTGCTGCGCAACAACGCCAATCTCAGCACCGGCGGCGCGGCCACCGACGTCACCGACGAAGTCCATCCCGAACTCGCCGCGCGCGCCGTCACGGCCGCGCGCATGATAGGCCTGGATATCTGCGGCGTCGACGTCGTCGCCGAGACCGTGCACCTGCCGCTGGAGGACCAGCACGGCGGCGTGGTCGAGGTCAACGCGGCGCCCGGCCTGCGCATGCACCTGAACCCCTCGTTCGGCAAGGGCCGCGCGGTGGGCGAAGCCATCATCTCCCACATGTTCGCCGAGCGCGACGACGGCCGCATTCCGGTCGTGGCGGTGGCCGGCACCAATGGCAAGACCACCACGGTGCGCCTGACGGCGCATATCCTGGACTGCGCGGGCCACCGCGTCGGCATGACCAACTCGGACGGCGTCTATGTGGGCAAGCAGCGCATCGACACCGGCGACTGCAGCGGCCCGCGCAGCGCCCGCCGCCTGCTGCTGCATCCCGACGTGGATGCCGCGGTGCTGGAGACCGCGCGCGGCGGCGTGCTGCGCGAGGGCCTGGCCTTCGATCGCTGCAACGTCGCCATCGTCACCAACATCGGCATGGGCGACCACTTCGGGCTGGGCTATATCAGCACCGTCGAGGACCTGGCGGTCGTCAAGCGCGTGATCGTCCAATACGTGCAGCCTGACGGCATGGCCGTGCTCAACGCCGCCGATCCCATGGTGGCCGAGATGGCCAGCGCCTGCCCCGGCTCGATCACATATTTCGCCGAAGACCGCAACCATCCCGTCATGGCCACCCATCGCGCCCAGGGCCATCGCGTGGTCTATCGCGACGGCGACAGTCTCGTCGCCGCGCAAGGCGGCGCCGAAGTCGCCTTCGCGCTGGCGGACATTCCGCTGACGCGCGGCGGCGCGATCGCCTTCCAGGTGGAGAACACCATGGCGGCGCTGGCGGCGGCCTGGGCGCTGGGCATCGACTGGGACACCATCCGGCACGCGCTGGCCATCTTCGTCAACGACGCGCAGACGGCCCCGGGACGCTTCAACGTCTTCGATTTCCGCGGCGCGACCCTGATCGCCGATTATGGCCACAACCCCGACGCCATCCAGGCGCTGGTGCGGGCCATCGACACCATGCCGGCGCGCCGCCGCAGCGTGGTCATCAGCGGCGCGGGCGATCGGCGCGACGAAGACTTGCGCCAGCAGACAGAGATCCTGGGCGGCGCCTTCGACGACGTGATCCTGTACCAGGACCAATGCCAGCGCGGCCGCGCCGACGGCGAAGTGGTGGCCTTGCTGCGCCAGGGCCTGCAACAGGCGCCGCGCACGCGCCACATCGACGAAATCCAGGGCGAGTTCGTCGCCATCGACGCCGCGCTGGAGCGGCTGGCCCCTGGCGACCTGTGCCTGATCCTGGTGGACCAGGTGGAAGAAGCCCTGGCCCACATCGCCAGCCGCGTCACCGGGCAGCCATGA
- a CDS encoding CsbD family protein: MNNDIVAGKWKQLTGKAKAAWGELTDDELTRTEGNAERLAGLIQERYGKTKEQAQREVREFFDRNP, translated from the coding sequence ATGAACAACGATATTGTTGCAGGCAAGTGGAAGCAATTGACGGGCAAGGCCAAGGCGGCCTGGGGCGAGCTGACCGACGACGAGCTCACTCGCACCGAAGGCAATGCCGAACGGCTGGCTGGCCTGATCCAGGAGCGTTACGGCAAGACCAAGGAACAGGCCCAACGGGAGGTGCGCGAGTTCTTCGACCGCAATCCCTGA
- a CDS encoding DUF1328 domain-containing protein: MLHYAVVFFVIAIIAAVLGFGGIAAGAAGIAKILFFVFLVLALLSILGGVFRK, from the coding sequence ATGCTGCACTACGCGGTCGTGTTTTTCGTCATTGCCATCATTGCAGCCGTACTGGGCTTCGGCGGCATCGCCGCCGGCGCGGCCGGCATCGCCAAGATCCTGTTCTTCGTGTTCCTGGTGCTGGCGCTGCTGTCCATCCTGGGCGGCGTCTTCAGGAAATGA
- a CDS encoding BON domain-containing protein has product MQVRKLFVATLIGATAAIGSLAHAAGEDKPKQSVGEYASDATVTTKVKAAFVADKSLSALDIAVETNNGVVTLTGTVGTATEADQAATVARDVEGVKQVMNNIKVDPAKAAK; this is encoded by the coding sequence ATGCAAGTTCGCAAACTGTTCGTTGCCACTCTCATCGGCGCCACCGCCGCCATCGGTTCGCTGGCCCACGCCGCGGGCGAAGACAAGCCCAAGCAATCGGTGGGCGAGTACGCCTCCGATGCCACGGTCACCACCAAGGTCAAGGCCGCCTTCGTCGCCGACAAGTCCCTGAGCGCGCTGGACATCGCGGTCGAAACGAACAATGGCGTGGTGACGCTGACCGGCACGGTCGGCACCGCCACCGAGGCGGATCAAGCAGCGACCGTGGCGCGTGACGTCGAAGGAGTCAAGCAGGTCATGAACAACATCAAGGTCGATCCGGCCAAGGCCGCGAAATAA
- a CDS encoding IS481-like element IS481 family transposase gives MNTHKHARLTFLRRLEMVQQLIAHQVCVPEAARAYGVTAPTVRKWLGRFLAQGQAGLADASSRPTVSPRAIAPAKALAIVELRRKRLTQARIAQALGVSASTVSRVLARAGLSHLADLEPAEPVVRYEHQAPGDLLHIDIKKLGRIQRPGHRVTGNRRDTVEGAGWDFVFVAIDDHARVAFTDIHPDERFPSAVQFLKDAVAYYQRLGVTIQRLLTDNGSAFRSRAFAALCHELGIKHRFTRPYRPQTNGKAERFIQSALREWAYAHTYQNSQHRADAMKSWLHHYNWQRPHQGIGRAVPISRLNLDEYNLLTVHS, from the coding sequence ATGAACACCCATAAGCATGCCCGATTGACCTTCCTACGTCGACTCGAAATGGTCCAGCAATTGATCGCCCATCAAGTTTGTGTGCCTGAAGCGGCCCGCGCCTATGGGGTCACCGCGCCGACTGTGCGCAAATGGCTGGGCCGCTTCCTGGCTCAGGGCCAGGCGGGCTTGGCCGATGCGTCCTCGCGCCCGACGGTCTCGCCCCGAGCGATTGCGCCGGCCAAGGCGCTGGCTATCGTGGAGCTGCGCCGCAAGCGGCTGACCCAAGCGCGCATCGCCCAGGCGCTGGGCGTGTCAGCCAGCACCGTCAGCCGCGTCCTGGCCCGCGCCGGTCTGTCGCACCTGGCCGACCTGGAGCCGGCCGAGCCGGTGGTGCGCTACGAGCATCAGGCCCCCGGCGATCTGCTGCACATCGACATCAAGAAGCTGGGACGTATCCAGCGCCCTGGCCACCGGGTCACGGGCAACCGACGCGATACCGTTGAGGGGGCCGGCTGGGACTTCGTCTTCGTGGCCATCGATGACCACGCCCGCGTGGCCTTCACCGACATCCACCCCGACGAGCGCTTCCCCAGCGCCGTCCAGTTCCTCAAGGACGCAGTGGCCTACTACCAGCGCCTGGGCGTGACCATCCAGCGCTTGCTCACCGACAATGGCTCGGCCTTTCGCAGCCGCGCCTTCGCCGCGCTGTGCCATGAGCTGGGCATCAAGCACCGCTTTACCCGACCTTACCGCCCACAGACCAATGGCAAGGCCGAACGCTTCATCCAGTCGGCCTTGCGTGAGTGGGCTTACGCTCACACCTACCAGAACTCCCAACACCGAGCCGATGCCATGAAATCCTGGCTACACCACTACAACTGGCAGCGACCCCACCAAGGCATCGGGCGCGCTGTACCCATCTCCAGACTCAACCTGGACGAATACAACCTATTGACAGTTCACAGCTAG
- a CDS encoding LysR family transcriptional regulator gives MIDLKHIETFFWVSTLGSFRAAAEKLNTTQPASQRIASLEADLGVRLFERDARGVSLTGKGQELLSHAERMLQMRHDLMQAAREQNVMSGTVRIGVAETIVQTWLPALIEHVHAAYPALVLQIEVDTTHVLRGQLMARQIDVAFLMGPILEARMENIPLCAYPLAWVASPLLELGPEPLTLERIGTLPVITYPSSSEPYRQVRDMLTRAGVAAPRMYGSASLAMVVRMTKDGIGTSVIAPVFLDEELARGELRLLNVQADPLPDLSFTASWVQGPDSHAARAIALLAQRTAAEHGGAIGAG, from the coding sequence ATGATAGACCTCAAACACATCGAGACCTTCTTCTGGGTGTCCACGCTGGGCAGTTTCCGCGCCGCGGCCGAGAAACTGAACACCACCCAGCCTGCGTCGCAGCGCATCGCCTCGCTGGAAGCCGACCTTGGTGTGCGCCTGTTCGAGCGCGACGCTCGCGGGGTCTCGCTGACCGGCAAGGGACAGGAGCTGCTTTCGCATGCCGAGCGCATGCTGCAGATGCGCCACGACCTGATGCAGGCCGCGCGCGAGCAGAATGTCATGAGCGGCACGGTGCGCATCGGCGTGGCCGAAACCATCGTCCAGACCTGGCTGCCGGCGCTGATCGAACATGTGCACGCCGCCTATCCGGCCCTGGTGCTGCAGATCGAGGTCGACACCACGCATGTGCTGCGCGGGCAATTGATGGCGCGCCAGATCGACGTCGCTTTCCTGATGGGCCCCATCCTGGAGGCGCGCATGGAAAACATTCCCTTGTGCGCCTATCCGCTGGCCTGGGTGGCCAGCCCCTTGCTGGAGCTCGGCCCCGAGCCGCTGACGCTCGAGCGCATCGGCACCTTGCCCGTCATTACCTATCCGTCCAGCAGCGAACCGTACCGCCAGGTGCGCGACATGCTCACGCGCGCCGGCGTGGCGGCGCCGCGCATGTACGGCAGCGCATCGCTGGCCATGGTGGTACGCATGACCAAGGACGGCATCGGCACCAGCGTGATCGCGCCGGTGTTCCTCGACGAGGAACTGGCCCGCGGCGAGCTGCGCCTGCTCAACGTGCAGGCCGACCCGCTGCCCGACCTGAGTTTCACCGCCAGCTGGGTGCAGGGACCGGACAGCCACGCCGCGCGCGCCATCGCGCTGCTGGCGCAGCGCACCGCGGCCGAGCACGGCGGCGCCATCGGCGCCGGCTAG
- a CDS encoding DMT family transporter: protein MHRRQSGPAARPPASTTPTPFTARPLIGVALLILSMWTLSGLDASGKWVMAAGVPLLVLCWVRYLVHLVLVLTLVLPARGLRILRATRPREQIVRGAAMFCATLLFFTTLSYLPQAEATAINFLAPLIVLSIAPWVLKEPPRLSRWVAAGVAFLGVLIVIRPDGGLHPLGVMFGLLTACCFAAQYIATRKVAGDDPYTSLIWSGAVGGLCLTAALPFILPPAMPVLRELSLGNWLLLLSTGVSGALGHLLQIGAYRNAAASTLAPFVYLQIVSATTIGWLFWGHFPDAITWLGIAIICASGSVIVVLEWRRGRRLAPAAT, encoded by the coding sequence ATGCACCGGCGCCAGTCCGGCCCGGCCGCGCGCCCGCCGGCCTCGACCACCCCGACGCCCTTCACCGCGCGCCCGCTGATCGGGGTGGCGCTGTTGATCCTGTCCATGTGGACGCTGTCGGGGCTGGACGCGAGCGGCAAGTGGGTCATGGCCGCCGGCGTGCCGCTGCTGGTGCTGTGCTGGGTGCGCTACCTGGTGCACCTGGTGCTGGTGCTGACGCTGGTGCTGCCCGCCCGCGGCCTGCGCATCCTGCGCGCCACCCGTCCGCGCGAACAGATCGTGCGCGGGGCGGCCATGTTCTGCGCCACCCTGCTTTTTTTCACGACCCTGAGCTACCTGCCGCAGGCCGAGGCCACCGCCATCAATTTCCTGGCGCCGCTGATCGTGCTGTCGATCGCGCCCTGGGTGCTCAAAGAGCCGCCGCGCCTGTCGCGCTGGGTGGCGGCCGGCGTGGCGTTCCTGGGCGTACTGATCGTCATCCGGCCCGACGGCGGCCTGCATCCGCTGGGCGTGATGTTCGGCCTGCTGACGGCCTGCTGCTTTGCCGCGCAGTACATCGCCACCCGCAAGGTGGCCGGCGACGATCCCTATACCTCGCTCATCTGGAGCGGCGCGGTCGGCGGGCTGTGCCTGACCGCGGCCCTGCCCTTCATCCTGCCGCCGGCCATGCCGGTGCTGCGCGAACTGAGCCTGGGGAACTGGCTGCTGCTGCTGTCGACCGGCGTGTCCGGGGCGCTGGGCCACCTGCTGCAGATCGGCGCCTACCGCAATGCGGCCGCTTCCACGCTGGCCCCCTTCGTGTACCTGCAGATCGTCAGCGCAACCACCATAGGCTGGCTCTTCTGGGGGCATTTCCCCGACGCGATCACCTGGCTGGGCATCGCCATCATCTGCGCCAGCGGCAGCGTCATCGTCGTGCTGGAATGGCGCCGCGGGCGCCGCCTGGCGCCCGCGGCCACCTGA
- a CDS encoding ABC transporter ATP-binding protein yields the protein MDNGNSIEVKGLGKRVADAGGELSILDGIDFTVRAGSAVAITGSSGSGKSTLLGLLAGLDVPSSGSVHLAGQDLFALDEDGRARLRASHVGFVFQSFQLLPNLTALENVMLPLELAGQPAREAAQAMLRRVGLGERLHHYPRTLSGGEQQRVSLARAFVVQPDLLFADEPTGSLDAATGETVIDLMFDLHREHGTTLVLVTHDPELAARCGRQLVLAAGRLQD from the coding sequence ATGGATAACGGCAACTCGATTGAAGTGAAAGGGCTGGGCAAGCGTGTGGCCGACGCCGGCGGTGAACTGTCGATCCTCGATGGCATCGATTTTACGGTCCGGGCCGGCAGCGCCGTGGCCATCACCGGCAGTTCCGGCTCGGGCAAGTCCACCTTGCTCGGACTGCTGGCGGGCCTGGATGTTCCCTCATCGGGCAGCGTGCACCTGGCCGGCCAGGATCTTTTCGCCCTCGACGAGGATGGCCGGGCGCGCCTGCGCGCCAGCCATGTGGGCTTCGTATTCCAGTCTTTCCAGCTGCTGCCCAACCTCACGGCGCTGGAAAACGTCATGCTGCCGCTGGAGCTGGCCGGCCAGCCGGCGCGCGAGGCGGCGCAGGCGATGCTGCGGCGGGTGGGCCTGGGCGAGCGGCTGCACCACTACCCGCGTACGTTGTCCGGGGGCGAGCAGCAGCGGGTGTCGCTGGCGCGCGCCTTCGTGGTTCAGCCCGACCTGCTGTTCGCCGACGAGCCCACCGGCAGCCTCGATGCGGCCACCGGCGAAACCGTCATCGACCTGATGTTCGATCTGCACCGCGAGCATGGCACGACGCTGGTGCTGGTCACCCACGACCCCGAACTGGCCGCGCGCTGCGGCCGGCAACTGGTGCTGGCCGCGGGCCGCCTGCAGGACTGA
- a CDS encoding arylesterase, producing MRIVFRLLAPCLAAIALAATLPAQAQTAPAPTGSAPHAVLVVGDSLSAEYGLRRGSGWVPMLAQRVSQQSPNYRVVNASISGDTTSGGLARLPALLRQHAPAVVVLELGSNDALRGLALDMTERNLRAMAQASRQAGASVLVVGMQIPPNYGRDYTQRFAQVFPAVAEQEKARLVPFLMEGIATNRAMFQADGIHPNENAQPALLDNVWPLLEPMLAQPAAD from the coding sequence ATGCGCATTGTTTTCCGTTTGCTCGCACCTTGCCTTGCCGCCATCGCGCTCGCCGCCACCTTGCCGGCCCAGGCTCAGACCGCGCCCGCGCCCACAGGTTCCGCACCGCACGCCGTCCTGGTGGTCGGCGACAGCCTGTCGGCCGAATACGGCCTGCGGCGCGGGTCCGGCTGGGTGCCGATGCTGGCCCAGCGGGTTTCGCAACAATCCCCCAACTACCGCGTCGTCAATGCCAGCATCAGCGGCGATACGACCAGCGGCGGGCTGGCGCGCCTGCCGGCGCTGCTGCGCCAGCACGCGCCGGCCGTCGTCGTGCTGGAACTGGGGTCCAACGATGCCCTGCGCGGCCTGGCGCTGGACATGACCGAGCGCAATCTGCGCGCCATGGCGCAGGCGTCGCGCCAGGCCGGCGCATCGGTGCTGGTGGTCGGCATGCAGATCCCGCCGAACTACGGCCGCGACTACACCCAGCGCTTCGCGCAGGTCTTTCCAGCCGTGGCCGAACAGGAAAAAGCCCGGCTGGTGCCGTTCCTCATGGAAGGAATCGCCACCAACCGGGCCATGTTCCAGGCCGACGGCATCCATCCCAACGAGAACGCCCAGCCGGCGCTGCTTGACAATGTCTGGCCCTTGCTCGAGCCGATGCTGGCTCAGCCTGCGGCCGACTGA
- a CDS encoding SurA N-terminal domain-containing protein produces MRFLAAWRGEGSRKRGNRGSMFEIIRTHRRWMQLILLLLIVPSFMLVGVQGYDSFINREPELATVAGQPVTRSEFDQAHRNQLEQLRQRLGSQFDPAMIDTPAMREQLLNQLIDQRLLAVVAADNGFSVSDGTLRNTIAAIPQVQDNGRFSPERYRQVLAAQGMSPTSFEAGLRRDLAVARVLDPISQSASVPAEVARSVEAALTQRRTVQLRQFAASDFRAKVTVSPQDIQAWYDANQEQLRVPEQVQAQYLVLDEAAATEGVQVKDEDIASYYEQNKSRFGQPERRRVSHIMISIPPGASEEARKAAAAKAQEIAAQAAADPAGFAELARKNSQDTGSAGQGGDLGWAPLPAPLQQAAQALAKDQVSGVVDTPTAFHILKVTDFQPGSVKPLAEVKDEVVGEIRKQLASARFADMATDMTRLVYDQRDSLQPTADKLGLKLRTAGGITRTGLLPAEQAGAGSAAGGDDAQLLDNPRVRQVLFSPDVLREKLNSGVIELTPDTMLAVRVAAVEPSHIPPLEQVRASIEDRLFGERAAQAARQAGEAALKSVQADASATPEGFAPAIVVSRQDAQNLPRRVLDAVMRQAPSPLPAYTGVELGADYVVARIEKVEAGQSTEQDLDLLKTQLSGAWGQAEDAAVLRQLRDQYKVQILPEAAEAIKGDAQSAAG; encoded by the coding sequence ATGCGTTTTCTTGCGGCTTGGCGCGGCGAAGGTTCGCGCAAGCGCGGCAACAGGGGTTCCATGTTTGAAATAATTCGCACCCATCGACGCTGGATGCAACTCATCCTGCTGCTATTGATCGTGCCGTCGTTCATGCTGGTTGGCGTCCAAGGTTACGACAGTTTCATCAATCGTGAACCCGAACTGGCCACCGTGGCCGGGCAGCCCGTCACCCGCTCCGAGTTCGACCAGGCCCACCGCAACCAGCTCGAGCAGCTGCGCCAGCGGCTGGGCTCGCAGTTCGACCCGGCCATGATCGATACCCCGGCGATGCGCGAGCAGTTGCTCAACCAGCTGATCGACCAGCGCCTGCTGGCCGTGGTCGCCGCCGACAATGGCTTCTCGGTGTCGGACGGCACGCTGCGCAACACGATCGCCGCCATCCCGCAGGTCCAGGACAACGGCCGCTTCTCGCCCGAGCGCTACCGCCAGGTGCTGGCCGCGCAAGGCATGTCCCCGACCTCGTTCGAAGCCGGGCTGCGGCGCGACCTCGCGGTGGCGCGCGTGCTCGACCCGATCAGCCAGTCGGCCAGCGTGCCGGCCGAAGTGGCCAGGTCGGTCGAAGCCGCCCTGACGCAGCGGCGCACGGTGCAGCTGCGCCAGTTCGCCGCCTCCGACTTCCGCGCCAAGGTCACCGTGTCCCCGCAGGACATCCAGGCCTGGTACGACGCCAACCAGGAGCAGTTGCGCGTGCCCGAGCAGGTCCAGGCCCAGTACCTGGTGCTCGACGAGGCGGCCGCCACCGAAGGCGTGCAGGTCAAGGACGAGGACATCGCCAGCTATTACGAGCAGAACAAGTCGCGTTTCGGCCAGCCCGAGCGGCGGCGCGTCAGCCACATCATGATTTCCATCCCGCCCGGCGCCTCGGAGGAGGCGCGCAAGGCCGCCGCGGCCAAGGCGCAGGAAATCGCTGCCCAGGCGGCCGCCGATCCGGCCGGGTTCGCCGAGCTGGCGCGCAAGAACTCGCAGGACACGGGTTCGGCCGGGCAGGGCGGCGATCTGGGCTGGGCGCCCCTGCCGGCGCCGCTGCAGCAGGCCGCGCAGGCCCTCGCCAAGGACCAGGTCTCGGGCGTGGTGGACACCCCCACCGCCTTCCACATCCTCAAGGTCACCGACTTCCAGCCGGGCTCGGTCAAGCCCCTGGCCGAGGTCAAGGACGAGGTCGTGGGCGAGATCCGCAAGCAATTGGCCTCGGCCCGCTTCGCCGACATGGCCACGGACATGACCAGGCTGGTCTATGACCAGCGCGACAGCCTGCAGCCCACCGCCGACAAGCTGGGCCTGAAGCTGCGTACCGCCGGCGGCATCACCCGCACCGGCCTGCTGCCGGCCGAGCAGGCCGGCGCCGGCTCCGCCGCCGGTGGCGACGATGCGCAACTGTTGGACAACCCGCGCGTGCGCCAGGTGCTGTTCTCGCCCGACGTGCTGCGCGAGAAACTCAATTCCGGCGTGATCGAGCTGACGCCCGATACGATGCTGGCCGTGCGCGTGGCGGCGGTCGAGCCCTCGCACATTCCGCCGCTCGAGCAGGTCCGCGCCAGCATCGAAGACCGCCTGTTCGGAGAGCGCGCCGCCCAGGCCGCGCGCCAGGCCGGCGAGGCCGCGCTCAAGAGCGTGCAGGCCGACGCTTCGGCAACGCCGGAGGGGTTCGCGCCGGCCATCGTGGTCTCGCGCCAGGACGCGCAGAACCTGCCGCGCCGCGTGCTCGACGCCGTCATGCGCCAGGCGCCGTCGCCGCTGCCCGCCTACACCGGGGTGGAGCTGGGCGCCGACTACGTCGTGGCGCGCATCGAGAAGGTTGAGGCGGGCCAGAGCACCGAGCAGGACCTCGACCTGCTCAAGACGCAGCTCTCGGGCGCCTGGGGCCAGGCCGAGGACGCGGCGGTGCTCAGGCAGCTGCGCGACCAGTACAAGGTGCAGATCCTGCCGGAGGCCGCCGAGGCCATCAAGGGCGACGCTCAGTCGGCCGCAGGCTGA
- the ugpQ gene encoding glycerophosphodiester phosphodiesterase, whose product MTAPLPAWPYSPYIAHRGGGRLAPENTLAAMRVGAAHGFTMFEFDVKLSRDNVEVLLHDDDVDRTSNGHGPAASKTYAELAQLDAGSWYAPQYAGEPVPTFSAVARYALANGIACNVEIKPCPGREAETGAAVARAAAALWQDALPAPLLSSFAEPALHAARGAAPQLPRALLVDRVPADWLERLRKYDCIALNINQRDASRELVDAVHQAGYRIAAWTVNDPARARLLLDWGMDAIFTDELATIRPAV is encoded by the coding sequence ATGACCGCACCCCTTCCCGCCTGGCCCTATTCTCCCTATATCGCGCACCGCGGCGGCGGCCGCCTGGCGCCCGAAAACACCCTGGCCGCCATGCGCGTCGGCGCGGCCCATGGGTTCACCATGTTCGAATTCGACGTCAAGCTCAGCCGCGACAATGTCGAGGTGTTGCTGCACGATGACGACGTGGACCGCACCAGCAATGGCCACGGCCCGGCGGCGTCCAAGACGTACGCCGAGCTGGCCCAGCTGGACGCCGGCAGCTGGTATGCGCCGCAGTACGCAGGTGAACCCGTCCCCACTTTTTCGGCAGTGGCGCGCTATGCGCTGGCCAACGGCATCGCCTGCAATGTCGAGATCAAACCCTGCCCGGGCCGCGAGGCCGAGACCGGCGCGGCCGTGGCGCGCGCGGCCGCCGCGCTGTGGCAGGATGCCCTGCCCGCCCCGCTGCTGTCCTCGTTTGCCGAGCCCGCGCTGCACGCGGCCCGCGGCGCCGCCCCGCAGCTGCCCCGCGCGCTGCTGGTGGATCGCGTGCCGGCCGACTGGCTCGAACGGCTGCGCAAATACGATTGCATCGCGCTGAACATCAATCAGCGCGACGCCAGCCGCGAGCTGGTCGACGCCGTGCACCAGGCCGGCTACCGCATCGCCGCCTGGACCGTCAACGACCCGGCCCGCGCCCGGCTGCTGCTGGATTGGGGCATGGACGCCATTTTCACCGACGAGCTGGCCACCATCCGGCCCGCCGTCTGA